In Shewanella glacialimarina, the genomic stretch ACTATCCTATGAACTCGCCACTATAAAAACCGATGTCGAGCTAGAACAAGACTGGCATGGACTTGATATTAAACCGCAAAACCGTGATGAACTCATTGCCTGTTATGGCGAAATGGAGTTTAAGCGTTGGTTAGCTGAAGTACTGGATAATAGCAATCCAACAGCATCTAAAACTGAAGAAACGGATGAGCCAAGTTCGTTAGCTGTAGTAATAGAAACTGACTACCAAACCATTTTGACTGACGAGCAGCTTGATCATTGGATAGCCACATTAGGTCAAGCAGAGTTAATTGCAGTCGATACCGAAACCACTAGCTTAAATTATATGGATGCTGAATTAGTCGGGATCTCATTTGCGATAGAGGCCGGAAAAGCAGCCTATTTACCTCTGGCACACGATTATGAAGGCGCACCACAACAGCTAGATAAAGCCGCTGCATTAGAAAAGCTTCGCCCTATTCTTGAAGGCACTAAACCTGAGAAAGTCGGTCAGAACCTTAAATACGACATCAGTATTTTAGCTAATGCTGGCATTAAGCTACAAGGGGTACGTTATGACACTATGCTTGAATCTTATGTGTTTAACTCAGTAGCATCACGTCATGATATGGACGGCTTAGCACTTAAATATTTAGGCCATAAAAATATCAGTTTTGAAGAAGTTGCCGGAAAAGGCGCCAAACAAATCACCTTTAACCAAGTCCCACTTGAAATTGCAGCCCCCTACGCAGCGGAAGATGCCGATATCACCTTACGTTTACACCAACATTTATGGCCAAGAGTCGAAAAAGAAGCCAAACTTGCCAGCGTATTTAATGACCTAGAATTACCCCTTATACAAGTATTGTCCGATATAGAGCGACAAGGTGTATATATCGACTCAATGCTACTTAGCCAACAAAGTGGTGAGTTAGCTCTAAAGCTCGACAAGTTAGAACAAGAGGCTTATGAAATCGCCGAAGAGAAATTTAACCTTGCATCGCCCAAACAGCTGCAAGTGATATTTTTCGACAAGTTAAAATACCCTGTTAAAAAGAAAACACCTAAAGGCGCACCTTCTACAGCTGAAGATGTCTTAGTTGAATTAGCGTTGGATTACCCATTACCTAAAATTATTTTGCAGCACCGCAGTTTGGCCAAATTAAAAAGTACCTATACCGATAAGTTACCGCTAATGGTTAACTCTACCACCGGGCGCGTTCACACAAGCTACCACCAAGCCAATGCGGCCACCGGACGCTTATCGTCTAGCGATCCTAACTTACAAAACATCCCTATTCGTACCGAAGAGGGTCGCCGTATTCGCCAAGCGTTTATTGCACCTGAAGGTCGTAAAATATTAGCAGCGGATTACTCACAAATTGAACTCCGCATTATGGCTCATTTGTCACAGGACAAAGGCCTGCTAACCGCTTTTGCCGAGGGCAAAGACATCCACAAAGCAACTGCAGCAGAAGTATTTGGAGTACATTTTGAAGAGGTCACAACAGAGCAACGTCGCCGCGCTAAAGCGGTCAACTTTGGTTTAATTTACGGTATGTCAGCATTTGGTTTAGCTAAGCAATTAGATATTCCACGCAATGAGGCTCAAACCTATATCGATACCTACTTTGCCCGTTACCCTGGCGTATTAAAATATATGGAAGACACACGAGCAGAGGCCGCAGAACAAGGATATGTCTCAACTTTATATGGTCGTCGCCTGTATTTACCGGAAATAAAAGATCGTAATGCCATGCGACGCCAAGCTGCAGAGCGCGCTGCGATTAATGCACCAATGCAAGGTACTGCTGCTGACATTATCAAAAAAGCGATGATTGCAGTAGCAAACTGGATCAAGCAAGACACTCATGGCGAGATAAGCATGATCATGCAAGTGCACGATGAACTAGTGTTTGAAGTGGACGCTGCTCAAGCAGAGGCGCTAAAACAAAAAGTGTGTCAGCTGATGGCCGATGCGGCCAAATTAGATGTTTATTTACTCGCAGAAGCTGGTATTGGAGACAACTGGGATCAAGCCCACTAAGCTTATAAATGCCAAAATAGTTAACTCGATTCAAGATCAAGCCAAAACCGCGCCGGAATAGCGCGGTTTTTTATCGCGTACAATTAACTCCAATCATCTGATATTAATAACTAAAATCTATGACAATGACAAATGAATAAAAAATAGATATAAGTCGACTGTGCTTAAGCTCACATTATTGTCGTTTTATATGAAAAACAGTTTTCCATTTAAAGTCCAATAGGGTATTATTCTTGTCGTAGGGTACAGAGGTTAAGATGTTCAGTCTTTCAAACCTTTATTTCACTAGCGATAGTGACCAGCCAAATTCGGCGCCTCAGCAATTTTTTGCTGGGGCTTTTTTTTGGTTTTTTTAATCGATTTGTGACTTTAAAACTGCATAGTGGACAAATTAATGGTTATTTGTAATTTTAATTCGAATTTTTAGAGTAAATACTTTAACTAAGTTAAAAATAGCGTTATTATATTTGTATTGAGAGTCATCAAATTGAGTTGATGTCACTTGAGTCTTGTTGAATTTAGCTTCTCCCCAAAAAGAGCTAAAGAATTTTATACCGATAGCCCTATGGTTATCGGTTTTTTTTGCTTGTAAAAAATGATAGACCAATAAAAAAGCGTAATGTGATTAACACATTACGCTTTTTTATTATCGATAAGTAGCTGCTAATCTTGCTGCTCTTGTTGTTCTTTTTCAAGCGCTTGCTGATCAAGTAGCCATTGTGGATTACACCACTTATTTAAAATACTCAGCACTTTTGGCTTACCTGTGCCTTTAGTTGACGAAAATGGCTCAACTTGAACCCAATCGCCAAATTTAGACAAATCTTTACGCACGGCGTTAACTGTTTTCATCTTCACGTTTTGCGCAAGCTTGTCAGATTTGGTCAACAAAGCTAACACGGGAATTTCACTGAACACCGCCCATTCAATCATTTGCATATCTAAATCTTTAAGCGGATGACGAATGTCCATCAATACCACAACACCACTTAAGCAAGCACGTTTTTGTAAATACTCGCCCAACGCAAGCTGCCATTTATTTTTTAACGCTAATGGCACTTTAGCAAAACCATAACCAGGTAAATCAACTAAACGGCGGTCAGCAGCGAGAGAAAACACGTTAATTAACTGAGTACGGCCAGGTGTTTTACTGGTTCTGGCTAAACCTTTTTGCTCGGTTAACGCATTTAATGCACTGGATTTACCGGCATTAGAGCGGCCCGCAAATGCAATCTCAACACCTACATCGCCAGGAAGATATTGATCTAAGTGTGCAATGTCAGGTGCACTGATTAAAAACTTAGTTTGACGAAAGTCGATTTGAGATTCAGACACGGTTTACTCCAGAAAATGTTTACCTAACATCATATTTATGTTTCAAATGCTGCCTTTTGCACGTTTTCGTGTAAAATATCAGCCAGATCACATTATAACTCCAAGCAAATCTTAATATTGTGATTTAAAAAGCTCTTAAATGAACTCTAAAAGCCTCATTTTAAGCAAAATTGTCGCTTGGAAAACTATTTTACCACGCTTGCGGGTTATCCTAGTAAGCTCAGGACAATAAATTAACAAGAAGTTGGAACGCCATGAAAAAGTTAGCTCTTGCGCTGTCTGTAGTAGCCGCTATGTCATCACCTGTTATGGCTGAAGGTAATGCCGAAGCGGGAAAAACTAAAGCACTCGTATGTTCTGCCTGTCACGGTGTTGACGGCAATAGCATGATTGATATGTACCCGAAACTCGCGGGACAACACCCATCATACCTTGAGAAACAGTTAAAAGAGTTTCGTGCAGCAATGCAAACAGGTGGTAAACAAGGTCGTATGGACCCAATCATGGGAAGTATGGCTATCGGGTTAAGTGACCAAGATATTGCTGATCTTGCTGCCTATTACTCATCGCAAAAGCTTATTGTGGCTGATGTGGCCGATGTTCCTGCTGCGGGTGAGTCGCTTTACAAAGGTGGTGATATGACTCGCGGCATAACATCATGTATTGCATGTCACGGTCCAGATGCAAAAGGTATGGCAGCGGCAGGGTTTCCAGCTCTTGGCGGCCAACATGCTAATTACATCAAAATTCAATTAACTAAATTCCGTGAAAAAAGTCGTAATAACGATATGAACGGCATGATGCAAGATATTGCGAAAAAGTTAACCGATGCTGATATGGAAGCTTTATCTAAGTATATTTCAAGCATTAAGTAGTTTTAAATCATAAATCTACTGATTAAATAATGGGTCTGGTTGACCCATTATTTTTGACCGCTAGTTTACGTTTACGTCAACTTCACACCATCAATGCTTGACAGGGTTGACACTTTTAGGGTTAAATACCCCCCGTACCGAGATGAACCCAACTGTTTATTGCTAATAATAATAATGTAAAAACAGATCTCGTACTTTATCATTTAAGATATAAGAATAAATTGAATCAATAATAATAATATACTTACGGCCACTCAATAATAATAACAAAGAGTCGCGATTTCGGTTTGAAATCCAGGTCAGATATTTTGTAAGGGACAGACCAATTGGTCGACATGCTATATAGCACTGCCTTACGCAACAGAGATAAAAGCCAACTGTATTCGCACACAAAGCTCACGCTTAGGATGCATTCACTGGAAGCGGAATATCACTGGAAGGTACTTTATACAAGGATAGTAAATTCACGTCACAGATGACGGTTAGGAATATGATGTGTCATTGATGACCGTCTACGGAAGCTGAAGTCAGGATGATTACAGAGCATATAAAAAAGCGTCATAGATGACCAATAATAATAAGCGCATGGAAAGCTTAAAAAACAAGAAGGATCCGACCGGGAAGTCGCATAGCAAGCATGGATACTTGGAATCAGAATAAGGTGCTTTTTGCACTGTTTATAAGGTGGCAGTTTACTGCCACCTTTTTTCTTGTCTTTTTTTCAAGCTACACTGTATCTCTTGGTGATTTTAAAGCTCAAAAAATCCCTATATACTGTCATGACACATCCTTCTATAGGTGTATAAATATTTAATGATACCCTGCCCTCTGTGCAATCATCAGGCTCAATTTTTTTTGCAGGATAAAAAGCGCGCGTTTTATGTCTGTCCTCATTGTGGCCTAGTTATGGCAGATCCTAAGTCTCATATAAGACCAAGTATTGAAATTCAACGTTATGGCCGAGCACAGAAAGGGGCTAAACAACGGCAGCTTTCACAATTCTTAATGCCACTTTTAGCGCAAATTAATTTACAACAATCGGGTACATTATCTGGGCTTAACTTTGGCCGGGTACTGGATGCACAATGTTTGCAATCAATTAATGAAGCCGGCCATAGTGTTAAGCAATACGATCCTTTTTTTGCAGCAGATCACAGTGTATTGCAAACAACCTATGACTTTGTCTGTAGCTATAAAGTTTTTGAGCATTTTCGCCACCCAAATAAAGAGTGGCAATTGTTTTCTCGTTTAGTTAAACCGGGGGGATGGTTAGCAATTAGTACCCCACTGATGACGGATTTAAGACATTTTAATAAGTGGCATTATAAAAATAATCCCACCCATGTAAGCTTCTATCAACGACAAACTTTCGAATATTTAACCGAAAATAGCGAATTTACGCTATTATTTGTATCGCAGGCGCTCATTTTGATGCAAAAATCATCAGGATCTGGTATAAAGCGCATCCTAATTTAATGCACGTTGGCATTTTGCCGACGTGAGCTGTTTTAAAAAGTAACTGAGATAATTCATGGCGCGCAGTAAAAAAACTCGCAAGGGCGGAGAGAACGGCCCTAAATTTGCACCTAGAGTCAAAAAAGCCGATCGTAAAGATGCTGAAGGAAAACGTGGCGAAACAGGCCGTAAGTCTGGAAGTCGTCATAACGAAGCCTTACTAAAGAAAAGTGCACCCTCTAATGCTGGCAAGTCGACAGACCCTCGTCATGGCAGTAAAAAGCCTGTAGCACTAGCACCTGTGGTCAAAGTATCTAAAGTTGCGGAACAGGATAAGCCTAAGCAACCTAAAATGACTGACGAGCAAAAGTTGCTCAAGTTAGAAGATGACCC encodes the following:
- the polA gene encoding DNA polymerase I; the encoded protein is MPIVAHNPLILVDGSSYLYRAYYAPPHLTNSKGEATGAVYGVVNMLRSLLSRYEPSHIAVVFDAKGKTFRNDMYSEYKAQRPPMPDDLRSQIEPLHRIIRALGLPLISIEGVEADDVIGTLSRQASKEGRATLISTGDKDMAQLVDEHVTLINTMTDTIMGPEEIKTKFGVGPELIIDFLALMGDKADNIPGLPGVGEKTALAMLTGVGSVAKLLADPQSVLEVNFRGSKTMPAKIIDNADMLKLSYELATIKTDVELEQDWHGLDIKPQNRDELIACYGEMEFKRWLAEVLDNSNPTASKTEETDEPSSLAVVIETDYQTILTDEQLDHWIATLGQAELIAVDTETTSLNYMDAELVGISFAIEAGKAAYLPLAHDYEGAPQQLDKAAALEKLRPILEGTKPEKVGQNLKYDISILANAGIKLQGVRYDTMLESYVFNSVASRHDMDGLALKYLGHKNISFEEVAGKGAKQITFNQVPLEIAAPYAAEDADITLRLHQHLWPRVEKEAKLASVFNDLELPLIQVLSDIERQGVYIDSMLLSQQSGELALKLDKLEQEAYEIAEEKFNLASPKQLQVIFFDKLKYPVKKKTPKGAPSTAEDVLVELALDYPLPKIILQHRSLAKLKSTYTDKLPLMVNSTTGRVHTSYHQANAATGRLSSSDPNLQNIPIRTEEGRRIRQAFIAPEGRKILAADYSQIELRIMAHLSQDKGLLTAFAEGKDIHKATAAEVFGVHFEEVTTEQRRRAKAVNFGLIYGMSAFGLAKQLDIPRNEAQTYIDTYFARYPGVLKYMEDTRAEAAEQGYVSTLYGRRLYLPEIKDRNAMRRQAAERAAINAPMQGTAADIIKKAMIAVANWIKQDTHGEISMIMQVHDELVFEVDAAQAEALKQKVCQLMADAAKLDVYLLAEAGIGDNWDQAH
- the yihA gene encoding ribosome biogenesis GTP-binding protein YihA/YsxC yields the protein MSESQIDFRQTKFLISAPDIAHLDQYLPGDVGVEIAFAGRSNAGKSSALNALTEQKGLARTSKTPGRTQLINVFSLAADRRLVDLPGYGFAKVPLALKNKWQLALGEYLQKRACLSGVVVLMDIRHPLKDLDMQMIEWAVFSEIPVLALLTKSDKLAQNVKMKTVNAVRKDLSKFGDWVQVEPFSSTKGTGKPKVLSILNKWCNPQWLLDQQALEKEQQEQQD
- a CDS encoding c-type cytochrome — translated: MKKLALALSVVAAMSSPVMAEGNAEAGKTKALVCSACHGVDGNSMIDMYPKLAGQHPSYLEKQLKEFRAAMQTGGKQGRMDPIMGSMAIGLSDQDIADLAAYYSSQKLIVADVADVPAAGESLYKGGDMTRGITSCIACHGPDAKGMAAAGFPALGGQHANYIKIQLTKFREKSRNNDMNGMMQDIAKKLTDADMEALSKYISSIK
- a CDS encoding methyltransferase domain-containing protein; amino-acid sequence: MIPCPLCNHQAQFFLQDKKRAFYVCPHCGLVMADPKSHIRPSIEIQRYGRAQKGAKQRQLSQFLMPLLAQINLQQSGTLSGLNFGRVLDAQCLQSINEAGHSVKQYDPFFAADHSVLQTTYDFVCSYKVFEHFRHPNKEWQLFSRLVKPGGWLAISTPLMTDLRHFNKWHYKNNPTHVSFYQRQTFEYLTENSEFTLLFVSQALILMQKSSGSGIKRILI
- the yihI gene encoding Der GTPase-activating protein YihI — its product is MARSKKTRKGGENGPKFAPRVKKADRKDAEGKRGETGRKSGSRHNEALLKKSAPSNAGKSTDPRHGSKKPVALAPVVKVSKVAEQDKPKQPKMTDEQKLLKLEDDPRLNSLLDMLEEGRDLSAEDQKWLDAQLDKIEHLMDRLGLNEPEPAPKTVKKPAKSDSDDDLLARFESGENHLNDYFSKD